The Syngnathus acus chromosome 2, fSynAcu1.2, whole genome shotgun sequence genomic interval CAACTGCTTCCCACAGTTTTGTTGTTGACAACTTCATTTCTTTTGTAGATACCCATTTgagccccccaaaatgcgattcTTGACTCCCATCTACCACCCAAACATTGACACTGCAGGACGGATCTGTTATGACGCTCTCAAACTCCCGCCAAAGGTTTGAACAAATTGGTGTTTTATTAATTCACTTTCTTCCTGGTTATGTGGATTTGAATATGTCTTACTATGTTTAATCAGGGAGCCTGGAGGCCTTCCTTAAATCTCTCCACACTTCTCACCTCCATCCAACTTCTGATGTCTGAACCAAATCCAGATGACCCTCTTATGGCTGACATAGTGAGTTGTATTTCATGTGGTGTCATTCTGCTGCTACGCATTTACATATTCTGATGTTGACATTTCTGGTCCGTTCATCTACTTTCAAGCATTTGGATTTTTCAATCTTCAAATTGCATTATCGAGTCGTTTAATAGTTAAAGCGCACAATGGAGCACGGCTTTACGTGTGTTGGAATGCAGGCATCGGAGTTCCGACACAACAAGCAACTATTTATACAGAAGGCCAGGAAATGGACAGAGGAACATGCTATTCAGAAGATGGTAAGTCTTTTAATCCAGTTCAGTtcaacttgattttttttaaatgctgaatcaaaatgaatattttctcAGGCCACTCATAAGAAATAGGTAAGAGTCACGGTGCTTAAAAAAGATATCAccatatatacatttattagACTTCTACGTTACATTTGGAATATTTAGTTGGTAAGAAGAAGTTAGAAAGTAGCTTATGTAGCTCTGTATGTGTTTAGGGAATTTTGGAGCGCAGCCACAAAGACAACGTAGCAAATCAGAATGCACCATCACGCAAAAGAGCGTCTTCGGGCGCGGAGCAGGACGAAATGGCAAAGAGAACAGCCGTATAGTTTCAACCACTTTTCTTTTGCACACCTTTCGGAATATTTGTATGGATTTAATTGTTCCTTTTGTCATTTGAgatgtatatacatatttatatgatatttgtgttttaataaaGATGACTAATCGTTAACTGTGGCGATTGCGTGTTAAATagtaatgaaaaaaagagtcaTTGCTGTACAGAATAAAAGGATCATTTTATTCAGACCTAACTTGTATACAATAGTATGTACAACCTATATAGcaacaatgttttgttttaaacaaacagGACTCTTAAAATATAGAATAATATATTTGGTGTTTTATcataggaaaaaaagaaacatttaaaagcgGTAGTTAGTCGATACTAGGAATGCACTGatagcacttttttttcagaccaagtacaaataaaaattagGCAAGACCTGGgacagtcgtatcatttttcCTGCACCAGAATGTCTGTCACCCAATACTGCTATCTTTGCATTCCTAGTCAATGACATCCTAATTCGGAGGTAGTTACATGACATAAACTGTACACGCTGTTGGTCTACCCTTAAGTCTCCAGATAATCGCAATCAAAGTTTCTATTTGATGTTTAAGACAGAACAAGAAGAATTTCTTACacacatttgaatttgtttgcttATTCTGGTTAATCACCTGACAAGCTTGACAATGAATCCTTTCATTGTCAAGTCAACAGAAAGTAGGAATAGACACAAATAGTTCACCGTAACCAAGCAATGTGTAACTTTGAAGCCACACgtgaaaaatcacattttgatATAACATTTATACATAAAACTCTGTTCTTGGTGTATTTAAAGTCCAGCCCCAAGTTCTCCAAGGTGTTTTACTTTCAGTGGATGGATTTCAGCTTTTACATGATCTCTGTTGAAGATAAGAAATCTGTGACTGATGCAGTCCACTGAATAGATTCTAAAATGgtcctttttgtttgtataaTGGCATTTGGATTCCTTATTGCGGCGGGAACTTTCCCTGTTTAGAGGCACTCGACCGGTTCTCAATAATACTCATTTGTTCCATGCGGTATCATTGAGCGGTTCTTTGTCGACTTGGGCCCAGGATTAGTTTGACTGCCACTGTTCATGATGACCACCGAATGTCCGTAATGCCCAACTTCTCAGACCCATTTACGGATTCGGAGCAACAGAGTCCGTTATGGTTGAGCGATGCATCGGGCAGTTGTTGCGTATATCTCGATTCAAAGTCTTCAGACATGCTTTGTGGTCAAGGCTGCCTTGTTCTCTCAGTCGCTCTTTAGCTCTGACAGTAGGTGTCTGGCAAGAGATCAGAGGAACCGAGGAGGTCGAGGAGCACTGGGACAATCGAATCGGGTCCCCGCTGCACAGGCTGTCGATATCAGCGAGAGAAAGCTGTGTCGATGTTTCGGAGCAGGAGCTCTTTTCCGTTTCCACGGAAACCAGCGAGTCTACGGTACGGTCGCGGCGAAGTTGAAGAGGCGCTTTTGGGcgataccaaaaaaaatactggGAGTGGTGTCGGGTGAAAAGGAGGAATAGTAGTGGATTTAGGCAGGCGGGTAGAGGCTGAAGAAGCAAAATGATTGATTTGAGCGCCTCCTCTCCGAGAGAGAAGAGCCCCAGGAGCGAGCAGATGGAGAAGAAAGCTACCGGCACATAAAGGAGGCCGTTTGTGAAGATCAGCCAGGCCACGTGTTTGATCATAGCGCAGTCCCACAGGCCTTCGCATTCTCCTCGAAGTAATTCCCAGTAAAGTCGGATGTATGAACAAGTTACTACGAGTAGGCACAGGGTGTTCATCATGATTAGCACCAGGGGAAAGATTAAAGACGATGCTTGCTGAGAGGCAGAAGGCGGTAAAGGCGTCGGTAGACAGAAAGGTGAGGATCCGTACTCCCCGATTCCAAACGAGGGGAAACAAGCTAGGATGAGTGACAGAGTCAGACATACAAGTGCCAATATCCGCACGCTTCTCAGTGACGGCGCTTTCCCGTAGCTGCGGACGCATGTCACGCTTGCGCCGCATTGCACAGCCGCCAGCGTCAGCAGCAACACGCTTGCCTCGGAAGCAAGCACCCATGCCCATCCCGTCACCTGACATCCGAGGCCTCCTTGCCAGGGGGCGCCGTGTTGACTAAAGTCTCCCACTGTTAAAGCGTCTACAAGAGCCAATGTGCTCGTACAAACACCTGTCAGAAGATTAGCGGCGCCCATGCAGGCCACCGTGAATCGTAGTGGCGACAGGGAGCAGGGCGAGTTGAAGAGCGAAAGGAGCAGCAGTGAGTTCCCCAGCAGAGACACCAGGGAGATGGTCCATAAGCCGACACGAACCAACCAGCTTCCCGTCAGAGAATCGCAGGGACGGAAAGGACCTGCCGCAGCAAAAATGATCAGCGTTAGATCAAAATCTGTCAATCACAGCTGGCAGAGTTTAACGGTGTTCTCGAATTGATGTAAATTCAGACCTGGTGTGGGAGTGCACTGGACACTGGCCTGAAGTTTGGACTCTTCTATTTCTAGCTGGAATTCCTCTAGGTCAGGGTCATCTGGAATCATTGGGATCAACAATTAGAATTTCTCAAAACTCGTTCACTACCATTGACggatatagacgtcaaagatcccATTTAACTGGGCTGGCGGTGAATGATTTATAAAGGTTTTGTATGGGCTCAATATTTACTTCCTTACATTGTGTGTCAGGTTGGTGTGGATAAATTGCAGCGGTTCTCTTGTGAAGGTCATCGTCAGTGTCCCATTGGCTGATGGTCTTGTAGCCATCACAAGAACCGTAGACGCAGCACTGGTAGGCATACGGCATCTCAATCACCCTGGAACACACAACCAAGTTAAAATGACGCGGAATCAGCGCAACAGTTCATTCGCGATTGTGTTCAGGGTCGCTCGGTATGTTTGGACCATAAGAAACTTTTAGAAATTTTAGATGTTACCTCATACGAGGGAAGTGATCAGGGCTGAAGGCATGGTATAATTTGATGTTTCCTCTGAGCTTAAGATGGGTGAGACCTGCCAGTCCTGTAGACGGCACTGAGCTAAGTCTGTTTTCACTCAGGTCCCTAGGAGGAGGACAGAAACCAAGAAACAAGGGATTGGATGTCAGGTCAATACCATGCtagcagaggcgtagccaggaatttttccagtaggggcacacgcccacaggaaaaaaaatcgaacatcacccacgccgttcgctgatcgctaaaacaacatccgggtccgggaggcaaacggtgaatggataacatcgcgcacatagaatagcgcaagcacattcgcgcaagaccgaaagaaaaaaacggcatgaaaatgaagaatcgaaaaagttcgattttttttcaaccggggcgcagggagtccgaaccggggcgccgccccggctcgccccggcttggctacgcctctgcatGCTAGCAAATATCAAATATAcacaaggaaaaataaaattggagTCACTTACAATTTGACTAAAGAATGTAAAGAGGCGAAGGCATCTTCATGAATCCAGTCGATCTTGTTCCAGCTCAAAtccctgacaaaaaaaaaaaacccatgaGTAATTATGTTTTCAAT includes:
- the ube2t gene encoding ubiquitin-conjugating enzyme E2 T, translating into MQRASRLKRELDMLTKEPPPGITCWQTEERIDDLQAQIVGGSGTPYEGGVFTLEIKIPERYPFEPPKMRFLTPIYHPNIDTAGRICYDALKLPPKGAWRPSLNLSTLLTSIQLLMSEPNPDDPLMADIASEFRHNKQLFIQKARKWTEEHAIQKMGILERSHKDNVANQNAPSRKRASSGAEQDEMAKRTAV
- the LOC119138416 gene encoding leucine-rich repeat-containing G-protein coupled receptor 6; this encodes MLAVFFLLCVLDGVGASGANERVQDRQGAAASQCPLACQCEQDTIFIMVDCSEAGLSSVPSDISPLTTYLDLSMNNISEIEPRAFHRLHLLTELRISGNRLRYISVHALQGLHNLKVLMLQNNHIEKLPDDAPWDLPNLLSLRLDANLLSEVPAGAFRGVRSLRHLWLDDNSLSEIPVTALDALPSLQAMTLALNQITHIPDDAFANLSALVVLHLHNNRIQMMGMRCFQGLHSLETLDLNYNELQEFPVAIRTLSKLQELGFHNNNIKAIPERAFVGNPHLQTIHFYENPIQFVGKSAFQFLPKLHTLSLNGATLIQNFPDLKGTTSLEVLTLTQAGLSTLPLDLCEQLPRLRVLELSSNQIERLPSFYHCSALQEIGLQHNQITRLESSTFQQLASLKTLDLSWNKIDWIHEDAFASLHSLVKLDLSENRLSSVPSTGLAGLTHLKLRGNIKLYHAFSPDHFPRMRVIEMPYAYQCCVYGSCDGYKTISQWDTDDDLHKRTAAIYPHQPDTQYDPDLEEFQLEIEESKLQASVQCTPTPGPFRPCDSLTGSWLVRVGLWTISLVSLLGNSLLLLSLFNSPCSLSPLRFTVACMGAANLLTGVCTSTLALVDALTVGDFSQHGAPWQGGLGCQVTGWAWVLASEASVLLLTLAAVQCGASVTCVRSYGKAPSLRSVRILALVCLTLSLILACFPSFGIGEYGSSPFCLPTPLPPSASQQASSLIFPLVLIMMNTLCLLVVTCSYIRLYWELLRGECEGLWDCAMIKHVAWLIFTNGLLYVPVAFFSICSLLGLFSLGEEALKSIILLLQPLPACLNPLLFLLFTRHHSQYFFWYRPKAPLQLRRDRTVDSLVSVETEKSSCSETSTQLSLADIDSLCSGDPIRLSQCSSTSSVPLISCQTPTVRAKERLREQGSLDHKACLKTLNRDIRNNCPMHRSTITDSVAPNP